The following proteins come from a genomic window of Synechococcus sp. BIOS-E4-1:
- the rpsU gene encoding 30S ribosomal protein S21: MTQVTVGENEGIESALRRFKRQVSKAGIFADLKRLRHHETPIEKYKRKAQQRRRRR, encoded by the coding sequence ATGACTCAGGTCACGGTCGGCGAAAACGAAGGCATCGAATCGGCGTTGCGTCGTTTCAAGCGTCAGGTCTCCAAAGCGGGAATCTTCGCTGACCTCAAGCGTCTGCGTCATCACGAAACACCGATCGAGAAATACAAGCGCAAGGCACAGCAGCGTCGCCGCCGTCGCTGA
- a CDS encoding DUF3747 domain-containing protein produces the protein MARFRIAAAALSVFGATVATGLMSSVRAQGSLFTTTEVDETKFVLVAAPIGSGERSQLNIYEQRTSARPCYAVSGSAPAVVDPLLATFDFTGICNRYIDGNGYSLRIGGDDLGTRYRLSVIKSANDVQLMAVPTRNPSEPTLLVARAGGFGNNFVQLKLEPGWRLMRRQYGKRTLGHLYVYRDGVQSDSGSASETAVPNETEQTP, from the coding sequence ATGGCCCGTTTCCGGATCGCCGCTGCCGCTCTCTCGGTTTTCGGTGCCACTGTCGCCACAGGACTGATGTCCTCGGTGCGCGCCCAGGGCTCCTTGTTCACCACCACTGAGGTGGATGAGACCAAGTTTGTTCTGGTTGCGGCTCCGATCGGCTCTGGCGAACGATCCCAGCTGAATATCTATGAGCAACGCACGAGTGCTCGTCCCTGCTATGCGGTCAGCGGCAGTGCTCCAGCTGTGGTTGATCCCTTGTTGGCAACCTTTGATTTCACGGGCATCTGTAATCGCTACATCGACGGCAATGGTTATTCGCTCCGGATCGGTGGCGACGACCTGGGTACGCGCTATCGCCTGTCGGTGATCAAGTCAGCGAACGATGTTCAGTTGATGGCGGTTCCAACGCGTAATCCATCGGAGCCCACCCTGCTGGTGGCTCGTGCAGGGGGCTTTGGCAACAATTTTGTCCAGCTGAAGCTCGAGCCCGGCTGGCGGCTGATGCGGCGTCAATATGGAAAGCGCACCCTCGGGCATCTCTATGTGTACCGCGATGGTGTGCAGTCCGATTCAGGGAGCGCGTCTGAGACGGCTGTCCCAAACGAAACTGAACAGACCCCCTGA
- the def gene encoding peptide deformylase has translation MARSFAQLARSAEKTGSSVAVPKKPLDSPPLHIHKLGDDVLRVQGRRVGKVDELVRDLARDMLRSMYTARGIGLAAPQVGVDKQLLVIDLDPETPSTPPLVLINPEIVTASAGLDTYEEGCLSIPGVYLDVVRPTAVQVSFRDEMGRPRTMKADGLMARCIQHEMDHLNGVLFVDRVTDKGGLLKELKDHGFQSTDVRPIP, from the coding sequence TTGGCCAGGAGCTTCGCCCAGTTGGCACGATCCGCCGAGAAGACCGGTTCTTCAGTGGCTGTGCCGAAGAAGCCTCTGGATTCCCCTCCGCTTCACATCCACAAACTCGGTGACGACGTTCTCAGGGTTCAAGGCCGCCGTGTCGGCAAGGTTGATGAGTTGGTGAGGGATCTGGCCAGGGACATGCTGCGCAGCATGTACACGGCCCGTGGCATCGGTCTGGCAGCTCCCCAGGTGGGGGTGGACAAGCAGTTGCTGGTGATTGATCTCGATCCGGAAACACCGAGCACGCCTCCCCTTGTGTTGATCAATCCTGAGATCGTTACTGCCAGCGCAGGGTTGGACACCTACGAAGAAGGCTGTCTGAGCATTCCAGGGGTTTACCTGGATGTGGTGAGGCCTACAGCCGTGCAGGTGAGTTTCCGGGATGAGATGGGTCGACCGCGCACGATGAAGGCCGATGGTCTGATGGCTCGCTGTATTCAGCACGAGATGGATCATCTCAATGGTGTGCTGTTCGTCGATCGGGTCACGGACAAAGGCGGACTGCTCAAAGAGCTCAAAGATCACGGTTTCCAGTCCACCGACGTGCGCCCCATCCCCTGA
- a CDS encoding prolyl oligopeptidase family serine peptidase — protein sequence MSSSQPLSARTALGRQPVLKTPRVLGNWVLWLEQRPQEKGRTTAMIRPWLQSDQPAKELTAAPANLRCRIHEYGGGAMAVALMADKLLMTWIDDSDRCLWQQTWCGLRDEDCAALTAETPPIRISTPGAWALGGGLIDQDRQRWLGVMECNGRDHLVSVALNQGEQQPLVLHAADDFVGYPALSAEGTQLAWVEWRQPAMPWDASELRCASLTSEGELLQVQTLAGSRPDAKQAISVFQPLWQPDGNLVVAEDSSGWWNLMRLGDPASGKHNWERPWPMQAETAMPQWVFGMSTSAWDGEQLLAAVCSEGRWELKQLRGDGTIRSIDQPFDDLADLHADAGRAVVIASNSHSGQGLLELELSTGDWQHTPAGEAALPIEAISSAEPLWFEGAGELRTHAWYYPPLGGSSSDTPLLVKSHSGPTAMAGRGLSLGIQFWTTRGWGVVDVNYGGSTGFGRAYRDRLNSGWGVVDVQDCAAAAMALVETGLAHPHKIAIEGGSAGGFTTLACLCYTDVFMAGACRYAVSDLTSLASETHRFEARYLDSLVGAWPEERARYEQRSPLQHAQSIRCPVIFFQGLQDKVVVPEQTERMAAALSKNGIPVEVQTFAEEGHGFRDSNVKVQVLEATEAFFRRHLEL from the coding sequence ATGAGCAGCTCCCAGCCCCTGTCCGCGAGGACCGCCCTCGGACGCCAACCGGTGCTGAAAACACCGCGGGTTCTGGGCAACTGGGTGCTCTGGCTGGAGCAGCGACCTCAGGAGAAAGGACGAACCACCGCCATGATCCGCCCCTGGCTTCAGAGCGATCAACCAGCGAAGGAACTAACGGCAGCCCCCGCCAACCTGCGCTGCCGCATTCACGAATACGGCGGTGGGGCCATGGCCGTGGCCCTGATGGCAGACAAGCTGCTGATGACCTGGATCGATGACAGTGACCGCTGCCTCTGGCAGCAGACCTGGTGTGGATTGCGTGATGAGGATTGTGCAGCCCTCACAGCGGAGACGCCGCCGATCCGCATCAGCACGCCAGGCGCGTGGGCCCTGGGAGGAGGCCTGATTGATCAGGACCGACAGCGCTGGCTGGGAGTGATGGAGTGCAACGGCCGTGACCATCTGGTGAGCGTTGCGCTGAATCAGGGCGAACAACAACCACTGGTCCTTCACGCAGCTGATGATTTCGTCGGCTATCCAGCACTCAGCGCCGAAGGGACGCAGCTGGCCTGGGTGGAATGGCGACAGCCCGCCATGCCCTGGGATGCCAGCGAGCTGCGTTGCGCTTCTCTCACTTCGGAGGGGGAGCTGCTGCAGGTGCAAACGCTGGCCGGGAGCCGACCGGATGCCAAGCAGGCCATCTCCGTGTTTCAGCCCCTGTGGCAACCCGACGGCAACCTGGTCGTTGCCGAAGACAGCAGTGGTTGGTGGAACCTCATGCGTCTCGGCGATCCCGCCAGCGGAAAGCACAACTGGGAGCGTCCATGGCCCATGCAGGCGGAAACCGCCATGCCCCAGTGGGTGTTTGGCATGAGCACCAGTGCCTGGGATGGCGAGCAGCTGCTGGCAGCGGTTTGCTCCGAAGGTCGCTGGGAGCTGAAGCAGCTGAGAGGCGACGGCACAATCCGCAGCATCGATCAGCCCTTCGATGATCTGGCCGATCTCCATGCCGATGCAGGACGGGCCGTGGTGATCGCCAGCAACTCCCATAGCGGCCAGGGCCTGCTGGAGCTGGAATTGAGCACCGGTGATTGGCAGCACACTCCAGCCGGCGAGGCTGCCCTACCAATCGAAGCCATCAGCAGCGCCGAACCGTTGTGGTTTGAAGGCGCCGGCGAACTGCGCACTCACGCCTGGTACTACCCGCCCCTGGGTGGAAGCAGCAGCGATACACCCTTGCTCGTGAAAAGCCACAGCGGACCAACCGCCATGGCTGGCCGCGGACTCAGCCTTGGCATCCAGTTCTGGACCACCCGAGGGTGGGGGGTGGTGGATGTCAATTACGGAGGGTCCACCGGATTCGGGCGGGCCTATCGGGACAGGCTGAACAGCGGCTGGGGGGTCGTGGACGTCCAAGACTGCGCCGCGGCTGCAATGGCTCTTGTGGAGACCGGCTTGGCCCATCCGCACAAGATCGCCATCGAAGGGGGCAGCGCCGGTGGATTCACCACCCTGGCCTGCCTCTGCTACACCGACGTGTTCATGGCAGGAGCATGCCGCTACGCCGTCAGCGACCTCACATCTCTGGCTTCGGAGACGCACCGCTTTGAGGCCCGCTATCTCGACTCGCTTGTGGGGGCCTGGCCTGAGGAGCGAGCACGCTATGAGCAGCGATCACCGCTCCAGCATGCGCAATCCATTCGCTGCCCGGTGATCTTTTTCCAGGGTCTGCAGGACAAGGTGGTGGTGCCGGAGCAAACGGAACGCATGGCCGCTGCACTGAGCAAGAACGGCATTCCTGTCGAGGTACAGACCTTTGCGGAGGAAGGTCATGGCTTCCGTGACAGCAATGTGAAGGTGCAGGTGCTGGAAGCAACGGAAGCTTTCTTCCGTCGTCACCTCGAACTCTGA
- a CDS encoding class II aldolase/adducin family protein — protein sequence MAVADRLVDQELSHQLVTVARRMNGTGLNQGTSGNLSVRIEEGLLVTPSSLPYEQMEVDDLVALDLSGHPLKEKQRRPSSEWRLHADVLSCRPEAMAVLHCHPVHATALACHDRGIPAFHYMVAVAGGDEIQCAPYATFGTKELSDNVVNALAQRSACLLARHGMVTLGNDLESALRVAVEVETLARMYLQALQLGEPPVLSDEQMQAVHAQFRGLHYGQVDQSSR from the coding sequence ATGGCTGTGGCTGATCGCTTGGTTGATCAGGAGCTGAGCCATCAGCTGGTGACCGTGGCACGCCGCATGAATGGCACAGGCCTCAATCAGGGCACGTCGGGCAACCTTTCGGTACGGATTGAGGAAGGACTTCTGGTGACTCCCAGTTCACTTCCCTATGAACAGATGGAGGTTGATGATCTGGTGGCTCTGGATCTGAGTGGACACCCCCTGAAGGAGAAGCAGCGGCGACCGTCGTCGGAATGGCGCCTGCACGCGGATGTGCTCAGCTGCCGCCCCGAAGCGATGGCTGTGCTGCATTGTCACCCCGTTCATGCCACAGCACTGGCCTGCCATGACCGCGGCATCCCAGCCTTTCACTACATGGTTGCGGTGGCCGGCGGTGATGAGATTCAGTGTGCTCCCTACGCCACCTTCGGGACCAAGGAACTTTCCGACAACGTGGTGAATGCCTTAGCCCAACGCAGTGCCTGTCTGCTGGCCAGGCACGGAATGGTCACGCTGGGGAACGATCTGGAGTCCGCATTGCGGGTGGCGGTTGAGGTGGAGACCCTGGCGCGCATGTATCTGCAGGCTCTGCAGCTGGGGGAGCCTCCTGTTCTCTCCGATGAGCAGATGCAAGCGGTGCATGCCCAGTTCAGAGGTCTTCATTACGGACAGGTGGATCAGAGTTCGAGGTGA
- the mtnA gene encoding S-methyl-5-thioribose-1-phosphate isomerase: MNIDGQAWRTIGLEPDGLSVWVIDQTQLPHRFETRTLSSCGQAAAAIRTMVVRGAPLIGVTGAYGLMLALQNDSSDAALAAAFEELNATRPTAVNLRWALERVRDRVQPLPPAERAAAAREEAGLIADEDVAMCSAIGDHGLEIFKKLAAARPEARQSRPFQVLTHCNAGWLATVDWGTALAPIYKARRAGIDLHVWVDETRPRNQGASLTAYELGREGVPHTVIVDNAGGHLMQNGEVDAVIVGTDRTTRRGDVCNKIGTYLKALAAHDNAVPFYVALPASTIDWSLDDGVAEIPIEARSPQEVTAIQGRLLDGPAAGMLAQVQLTPKGSDGFNPAFDVTPARLVTALITDRGVADASEEGLKSLYGCG, encoded by the coding sequence ATGAACATTGATGGCCAGGCCTGGCGCACCATCGGACTGGAGCCGGACGGTCTCTCGGTCTGGGTAATTGATCAGACCCAGTTGCCCCATCGCTTTGAGACCCGCACCCTCAGCAGCTGTGGGCAGGCGGCTGCAGCCATCCGCACCATGGTGGTCCGCGGCGCTCCGCTGATCGGGGTGACCGGCGCCTATGGCCTGATGTTGGCTTTGCAGAATGACTCCAGTGATGCAGCTCTGGCAGCGGCGTTTGAGGAGCTCAATGCCACGCGCCCCACTGCGGTGAATCTGCGCTGGGCCCTGGAGCGTGTGCGTGATCGAGTGCAGCCGCTGCCTCCGGCGGAACGGGCAGCTGCCGCTCGTGAGGAGGCCGGTTTGATCGCTGATGAAGATGTGGCCATGTGCTCCGCCATCGGCGACCACGGGCTGGAGATCTTCAAGAAGCTGGCGGCAGCCAGGCCAGAAGCCCGTCAGAGCAGGCCCTTTCAGGTGTTGACTCACTGCAATGCCGGCTGGCTGGCCACGGTTGACTGGGGGACCGCATTGGCGCCGATCTACAAGGCCCGACGCGCTGGTATTGATCTGCATGTGTGGGTGGATGAGACCCGACCCCGTAACCAGGGTGCATCGCTCACGGCCTACGAGCTCGGCAGAGAAGGCGTTCCCCACACCGTGATCGTGGACAACGCTGGAGGTCACCTGATGCAGAACGGTGAGGTGGATGCGGTGATTGTGGGAACGGATCGCACCACACGCCGTGGAGATGTCTGCAACAAGATCGGTACTTATCTGAAGGCCCTGGCGGCCCATGACAATGCTGTGCCGTTCTATGTGGCACTCCCCGCATCAACCATCGACTGGAGCCTGGATGACGGGGTGGCGGAGATCCCGATTGAAGCTCGCTCTCCCCAGGAGGTCACGGCGATTCAGGGCCGCCTGCTCGATGGACCAGCTGCAGGGATGCTTGCTCAGGTGCAGCTCACACCCAAGGGCAGTGATGGCTTCAACCCTGCCTTTGATGTGACCCCAGCCCGACTGGTCACTGCGCTGATCACTGATCGAGGTGTTGCTGATGCCAGTGAGGAGGGGCTGAAGAGTCTGTATGGCTGTGGCTGA
- a CDS encoding SufS family cysteine desulfurase — MTTLSRDTGVSLAERTRSDFPILDQRSSQGGPLLYLDHAATSQKPQVVLDALQAYYACDNANVHRGAHQLSARATEAFEAARSITASYVGAAGPQEIVFTRNATEGINLVARSWGNANLREGDEILLTLMEHHSNLVPWQLLSQRTGCVLRHVGITEKGELDLDDFHSKLSDRTKLVSLVHISNTLGCRNPLDLVIPAAHAAGALVLVDACQSLAHHPMSVKTLDADFLVGSSHKLCGPTGMGFLWAREALLDSMPPFLGGGEMIQDVYLDHSTWANLPYKFEAGTPAIGEAVGMGAALTYLEQIGLENIAAWEAELTLHLFKRLQAIDGLRILGPTPQQQPGRGALATFLVDGVHANDIAAMIDLAGICIRSGHHCCQPLHRHYQVTGSARASLSFITTLAEIDRFADELQSVIAFFRENS, encoded by the coding sequence ATGACCACCCTCTCTCGTGATACCGGCGTCTCTCTAGCGGAACGGACCCGTTCAGATTTCCCGATCCTGGATCAGCGATCGTCGCAGGGCGGTCCTCTGCTCTATCTCGACCATGCCGCCACCAGCCAGAAACCTCAGGTGGTGCTTGACGCCTTGCAGGCTTATTACGCCTGTGACAATGCCAACGTTCATCGAGGCGCACATCAGCTCAGCGCCAGGGCGACCGAGGCCTTTGAGGCGGCCCGCTCCATCACCGCCTCTTACGTGGGTGCGGCTGGTCCGCAGGAGATCGTGTTCACCCGCAACGCCACCGAGGGCATCAATCTGGTGGCCCGCAGCTGGGGCAACGCCAATCTGCGTGAAGGTGATGAGATCCTGCTCACGTTGATGGAGCACCACAGCAACTTGGTGCCCTGGCAACTGCTGTCGCAGAGAACAGGTTGTGTGCTGCGTCATGTGGGAATCACCGAAAAAGGTGAGCTCGATCTGGATGACTTCCATTCCAAGCTGAGTGATCGCACAAAGCTGGTCAGCCTTGTGCACATCAGCAACACGCTGGGTTGCCGCAATCCTCTTGATCTGGTCATCCCAGCTGCTCATGCTGCCGGTGCCCTGGTGTTGGTGGATGCCTGTCAGAGCCTTGCTCATCACCCCATGTCGGTCAAGACTCTGGATGCTGATTTTCTTGTGGGTTCATCGCACAAGCTCTGCGGTCCCACAGGCATGGGATTCCTGTGGGCCAGGGAAGCCCTGCTGGACTCGATGCCGCCCTTCCTCGGCGGTGGAGAAATGATTCAGGACGTCTATCTGGATCACAGCACCTGGGCCAACCTTCCGTACAAGTTCGAGGCCGGAACGCCCGCCATCGGTGAGGCCGTTGGGATGGGTGCGGCACTCACCTATCTCGAACAGATCGGCCTTGAGAACATTGCCGCCTGGGAGGCGGAACTCACGCTGCATCTGTTCAAGCGCCTGCAGGCGATTGACGGTCTGCGCATTCTCGGACCCACACCTCAGCAACAGCCTGGTCGTGGTGCCCTCGCCACCTTCCTCGTGGATGGGGTCCATGCCAACGACATCGCGGCCATGATCGATCTTGCCGGGATCTGCATTCGTAGTGGACATCACTGTTGCCAACCACTGCACCGCCACTATCAAGTCACCGGTTCCGCCCGCGCCAGCCTCAGCTTCATCACAACGCTGGCGGAGATTGATCGTTTCGCCGATGAGCTTCAGAGTGTGATCGCTTTTTTCCGGGAGAACAGTTAG
- a CDS encoding SufD family Fe-S cluster assembly protein translates to MLSSVLAPVQQRGREALQRLGLPTRKQEAWRLTDLKRLEAVATLPEVSEILDLRMPAAVDGVTRLVLGGQTDPLNGVTLPEGVTSLTDAELTHHLGRSLDQCGCAEAWPVQFNHAHSRHVLALRVCGKVPPLELVLATGVGLTATRVLLLLESDADVELLQVFPAESSSSDEQRAHSHVLEAYLGQGARLRHGVLASGSADASLMVHLAIEQEPGSHYGLTSVCRGWRFGRLEPRVLQREGQATTGIHGLSMTTADEQFATHSSMRFGGPEGELDQLQKAVAADRSHNIFNGAIQVPRPAQRTDAAQLSRSLLLSRRARVDAKPELEIIADDVKCAHGATVSQLQQEELFYLRSRGVDGDDAVALLLRGFCCEVVNRLPAAAKAWMASGAIADPSRPL, encoded by the coding sequence ATGCTGAGCAGTGTGCTGGCACCGGTGCAGCAGCGAGGACGTGAAGCCCTCCAGCGTCTGGGATTGCCCACCCGTAAACAGGAAGCCTGGCGGCTCACCGACCTCAAACGCCTTGAGGCCGTGGCCACGCTTCCTGAGGTCAGCGAGATCCTGGACCTCAGGATGCCTGCTGCCGTTGATGGGGTGACGCGGCTCGTGTTGGGAGGCCAGACGGATCCACTGAACGGGGTCACTCTTCCGGAAGGGGTGACCTCACTCACCGATGCCGAGCTCACTCATCACCTTGGCCGTAGCCTGGACCAATGCGGCTGTGCGGAAGCCTGGCCTGTTCAGTTCAATCACGCTCACAGCCGGCACGTCCTCGCTCTGCGGGTTTGTGGCAAGGTCCCTCCTCTGGAACTTGTGCTCGCCACTGGTGTTGGTCTCACCGCCACAAGGGTGTTGTTGCTGCTGGAGTCGGATGCCGACGTGGAGCTGTTGCAGGTTTTTCCCGCCGAGTCTTCTTCATCTGATGAACAGCGAGCTCATAGCCACGTGTTGGAGGCGTATCTCGGGCAAGGCGCCAGGTTGCGTCACGGCGTTCTCGCCAGTGGTTCGGCAGACGCATCATTGATGGTGCATCTGGCCATTGAGCAGGAGCCCGGCAGTCACTACGGGCTGACGAGTGTTTGCCGAGGCTGGCGTTTCGGGCGTCTCGAGCCGCGCGTGTTGCAACGGGAGGGGCAGGCCACAACAGGCATTCATGGCCTGTCGATGACAACGGCTGACGAGCAATTCGCGACCCACAGCAGCATGCGTTTTGGCGGGCCAGAGGGTGAGCTTGATCAGCTGCAGAAAGCTGTTGCTGCTGATCGTTCTCACAACATTTTCAATGGTGCGATTCAGGTGCCCAGGCCGGCGCAGCGCACGGATGCAGCTCAGCTCAGCCGCAGCCTGTTGCTTTCGCGCCGCGCGCGCGTGGACGCCAAGCCTGAACTGGAAATCATTGCCGACGATGTGAAGTGCGCACACGGCGCCACTGTCAGCCAACTGCAGCAGGAGGAACTTTTTTACCTTCGTAGTCGCGGAGTTGACGGCGACGATGCAGTTGCATTGCTACTGAGGGGTTTCTGCTGCGAAGTGGTGAATCGTCTACCAGCAGCGGCCAAGGCCTGGATGGCCTCCGGAGCGATCGCTGACCCCTCTCGACCCCTATGA
- the sufC gene encoding Fe-S cluster assembly ATPase SufC: protein MIRPDAELLLDINDLHASVEDQPILKGVNLQIRAGEIHAIMGRNGSGKSTLSKVLAGHPAYQVTGGSVRYRGEDLFELEAEERARLGVFLSFQYPVEIPGVSNLEFLRVSTNARREKRGQEELDTFDFEDHVREKLKVVQMDPAFLERSVNQGFSGGEKKRNEILQMALLEPVVAILDETDSGLDIDALRIVAGGVNQLSGPQNATILITHYQRLLDEITPDYVHVMAAGRILRTGGRDLAVELEKTGYDWVDKQLAAEGVA from the coding sequence GTGATACGCCCCGACGCAGAGCTTCTCCTCGACATCAATGATCTGCATGCATCCGTTGAGGATCAGCCCATCCTCAAAGGTGTGAATCTCCAGATCAGAGCCGGTGAAATTCACGCGATCATGGGCCGCAACGGCAGCGGCAAAAGCACACTCTCCAAGGTCCTGGCCGGCCATCCCGCCTATCAGGTCACCGGCGGCAGTGTCCGTTACCGCGGTGAAGACCTGTTTGAACTTGAGGCAGAAGAGCGGGCACGCCTTGGTGTGTTTCTCAGCTTCCAGTATCCGGTTGAGATCCCCGGCGTCAGCAATCTGGAATTTCTGCGCGTGTCCACCAATGCGCGGCGCGAGAAACGGGGCCAGGAAGAACTCGACACCTTTGACTTTGAAGACCACGTGCGCGAGAAGCTCAAGGTGGTGCAGATGGATCCGGCCTTCCTGGAGCGCAGCGTCAATCAGGGCTTCTCCGGTGGCGAGAAGAAGCGCAATGAAATCCTGCAGATGGCATTGCTGGAACCGGTGGTGGCGATCCTTGATGAAACCGATTCCGGCCTCGATATCGACGCCCTGCGCATTGTGGCCGGCGGTGTGAATCAGCTCTCCGGTCCGCAGAACGCCACGATCCTGATCACCCATTACCAGCGATTGCTCGATGAAATCACTCCCGATTACGTGCATGTGATGGCCGCCGGCCGCATCCTGCGCACCGGCGGTCGTGATCTGGCTGTTGAGCTGGAGAAAACCGGCTACGACTGGGTTGATAAGCAGCTCGCCGCAGAGGGAGTGGCCTGA
- the sufB gene encoding Fe-S cluster assembly protein SufB, producing MTSASTQDLVSQPYKYGFVTDIETEKISKGLSEEIVRLISSKKEEPEFLLKFRLKAYRHWLTLEEPDWAELGYDPIDYQDIVYYAAPKQQVKKSSLDEVDPKLLETFDKLGIPLSEQKRLSNVAVDAVFDSVSIATTYKEKLAEHGVVFCSFSEAVKEHPELIERYLGSVIPSNDNYFAALNSAVFSDGSFVFIPKGVECPMELSTYFRINSGDTGQFERTLIVAEEGASVSYLEGCTAPMFDTNQLHAAVVELVTLDDASIKYSTVQNWYAGDENGVGGIYNFVTKRGHCRGARSRISWTQVETGSALTWKYPSCLLQGADSVGEFYSVALTNNKQQADTGTKMVHIGARTRSTIVSKGISAGNSSNSYRGLVQIGPSAKGARNYSQCDSMLIGDQAAANTYPYIRSQQPESAIEHEASTCRISEDQLFYLQSRGIGFEEAVSMMVSGFCRDVFNQLPMEFAAEADKLLALKLEGSVG from the coding sequence ATGACATCTGCCTCCACGCAGGATCTCGTCAGCCAGCCGTACAAATACGGCTTCGTCACGGACATTGAGACCGAAAAGATTTCCAAGGGCCTCAGTGAGGAGATCGTTCGACTGATTTCCAGCAAAAAAGAAGAGCCTGAGTTCCTTCTCAAATTTCGACTCAAGGCTTACAGGCACTGGCTCACTCTCGAGGAGCCCGACTGGGCTGAACTGGGCTATGACCCGATCGACTATCAGGACATCGTTTATTACGCAGCTCCTAAGCAGCAGGTCAAAAAAAGCTCGCTCGATGAAGTGGATCCCAAACTTCTCGAAACTTTTGACAAGCTGGGAATTCCATTAAGTGAACAGAAACGCCTGAGCAACGTTGCTGTTGATGCTGTATTCGACAGCGTTTCGATCGCCACCACCTACAAGGAAAAACTCGCCGAGCACGGTGTCGTGTTCTGCTCCTTCAGTGAGGCTGTCAAAGAACATCCTGAACTGATTGAGCGCTACCTCGGTTCTGTCATTCCCAGCAATGACAATTACTTCGCTGCTCTTAACTCGGCGGTTTTCAGTGACGGTTCCTTTGTGTTCATTCCCAAGGGAGTCGAGTGCCCGATGGAACTCTCCACCTATTTCCGGATTAACTCCGGGGACACAGGGCAGTTTGAACGCACCCTGATCGTGGCGGAAGAAGGCGCTTCCGTCAGTTACCTCGAGGGCTGCACTGCCCCAATGTTCGACACCAACCAGCTGCATGCCGCCGTGGTTGAACTGGTGACGCTTGATGACGCCTCCATCAAGTACTCCACTGTTCAGAACTGGTATGCCGGTGATGAGAATGGCGTTGGCGGCATTTACAACTTCGTCACCAAGCGTGGACATTGTCGCGGCGCCCGCAGTCGCATCAGCTGGACCCAGGTGGAGACCGGCTCAGCGCTCACCTGGAAATACCCCAGTTGTCTGCTGCAGGGAGCTGATTCTGTCGGTGAGTTTTATTCCGTGGCTCTCACCAACAACAAACAGCAGGCCGACACAGGCACAAAGATGGTTCACATCGGTGCCCGAACTCGCTCCACGATCGTGAGCAAGGGGATCAGTGCAGGGAATTCCAGCAACAGTTACCGCGGACTGGTGCAGATCGGACCATCGGCCAAAGGAGCTCGCAATTACAGCCAGTGCGATTCCATGCTGATCGGTGATCAGGCCGCCGCCAATACCTATCCCTATATCCGCTCCCAGCAGCCGGAATCAGCGATCGAGCATGAGGCCAGCACCTGCCGGATTTCAGAAGACCAGCTCTTCTATCTGCAGAGTCGCGGTATCGGTTTCGAGGAAGCGGTTTCGATGATGGTGAGTGGTTTTTGCCGTGATGTGTTCAACCAGTTGCCGATGGAGTTCGCCGCAGAGGCAGACAAGCTTCTTGCTCTCAAGCTTGAGGGGTCCGTTGGCTGA
- a CDS encoding ferredoxin-thioredoxin reductase catalytic domain-containing protein, producing the protein MTDALAGNREPTSESLEAIRKFAEIYAKRTDTYFCSDRGVTAVVLKGLARHKDELGGALCPCRHYEDKKAEASQAFWNCPCVPMRERKECHCMLFLTEDSPFRGEHQSITTETIHALAGRAI; encoded by the coding sequence ATGACTGATGCCCTTGCAGGCAATCGAGAGCCGACCTCGGAGAGCCTGGAAGCCATCCGCAAATTTGCCGAGATCTACGCAAAGCGCACCGATACCTACTTCTGCAGTGATCGGGGTGTCACAGCTGTTGTTCTCAAGGGGCTCGCCCGTCACAAAGATGAGCTGGGCGGTGCACTCTGCCCGTGCCGTCACTACGAGGACAAGAAAGCTGAGGCCTCCCAAGCCTTCTGGAACTGCCCATGTGTGCCCATGCGCGAGCGCAAAGAATGCCATTGCATGCTGTTCCTGACTGAAGACAGCCCTTTCCGTGGGGAGCACCAGAGCATCACCACGGAAACCATTCACGCTTTGGCAGGTCGGGCCATATGA